The window CCGCCTGCGATATCGGAATCGTTCCGGCGGATATTAAAGATCCCTTTGTGGCGGCAAAACCGTCCGGCCGGGCCTTGCTGATGATGGGAATGGGCCTGCCGGTTGTGACAGGCCCGCTCGCTTCTTATATTGCGGATATTCCACCTGGCGCGGGTTTTATCGCGCGTACTCCGCAGGACTGGGTTTCCATTATCGGGCGTCTTGCGGCAGATCATGAGTTAAGGCAAGCGGTGGGCCGGAAAGCGCGTGAAACGGTTGAAGCGGGTTTTTCGGAGCGGATGTTTGGCGCGAAATATCTTGAAGTGCTCAAGCGGTTTGAAAAACAACTCTAGTTTTTGATTTTTCTGATAAGCGGCCCGACGGTTTCATAAAGCCGGTAACCTTCAAACAGCAGTCCCATATTGCGGACAAAACCGGTGCGGAGCAGGCCGTGCCGCGCCAGAAATATGGCGCGGGCGGGCCAGCGCATTTTGTCCAGTCCGGCAAAGGCTTCGATAATCCTGCGCCGTCCGGGCGGCAGCTTGTCATGGAATGTGGCGAGGAATCCGGCGGCCTGGCGTTGCGCGGCGGCCAGATTGCTTTTGCGGTCAAGCGCGCAGGACAGGCTCCACCGGTAAGCCCCGAAAGTGTTTGTCCCGTGCAGCCTGTATCTGACAAGCGGTTCGGCAATGTAGCCGGCTGCGCCGAAAGCAGCCGCTGTCAAAGCCAGCCACCAGTCGTGCATGACGGCTTGGGGGGGCATCTTGGCGGCCAGTGTTTTCAGGGGGCGGTTTATCATGACAGTGCAGCCCGTCACCGAGTTTTCCACCAGCAACCGTTCGAAACTTTTTTCGGAAACCGGCGCCAGTCCGGCGTATTTGATAAAAGAAGGCGCTATCTGTCGCAGGTTCCCGTCAACCACTTCCAGATCGGAACATACCAGCAGCGGAGTTTCCCTGCCGTGCCGTTTTTCTAGTTCTTTCATGCGGTCAACGCTGCGCTTTATTTTTGAGGGCAGCCAGACGTCGTCCTGATCGCAAAACATAACGTATTCGGAGCAGGAACGGCTGAGAAGACATGAAAAATTTGCGGCGGCTCCGGCGTTTTTTACGGAGCCTTCAAGCACCAGCAGTTTTTCCGGGAATCCGGCGGCAGCCGATTTTAAAATCGCGCCGGTTGAGTCGGATGAGCCGTCATCACGCGCCAGAATGCGGCAGTCCGGCGGCAGCTGGCTTATAACCGAGTCCAGCTGCTGGCGCAAAAATTTTTCGCCGTTATATGCGGCAAGCAGTATTTCAATGTTTTTCATAAGACCGGCATGCGAGGCATCATAGCAATTATTGTGACGCATTGCTATTGTCAGAATTATTCAATGCAAGATGAGCCTGAAAAATCAGGTGTTTCTAACGCAAAATGAGCCTGGAGCAGCCCTGAAAGCGTCCGATGTGGTGGTGGCGTTCATAGACTATAGTCATGATAGTGGACCTGAACGACCGCAAGATAAAAACGCTGGAAGATGTAAAACGTTTCCTGCGGAGCCTACCGGGCCCGCGGCTAAAAGACTGTGTTCCGAACCCGCTTCACGGGGGTTGCGTCCGTACCGCGCGCCGCTTTGCGCGGTTATGCCCGGGGGCAATATTCTAAAATGGAATAAATGCTTTTTACAGTGAAAAAATTATGTGATTCTGGAATAATTTAAAAAACTGTTGCGCGCGGGGCAAAAGTTGTCTATAATTTGATTACGGAAAACATTTCATAAAGCCTGACAGTTTCTTTGAAAGCTTTCTCCGTAGTGGTACCAAGCAGTGCTGGGGTTAGGTTCGATAACAGAAAGGAATGGGGATTTCTTTATGTGGTCGAGCCGGATTTAAGCAAGACCGGTGTTCGGGGGAATGCCGGTCTTGTTTTTTGTTGCCGTCGTGTATAATACCATGCGGTTTTCAGGTATACTGTAACTTCCACGGCGGCGATATGCACCGCGCCTGTCGTATAATACCGTGCGATTTCAGGTATACTGCAACTGGAGCCCGAGGTGTTTTACGGCGGGCGAAAATTCGGCGTTTCCGCCGTGGCGGGAGAAATTTCATGCGTGATCTGTTTTCAATAACCGACGAGCTTTGCGAGGCTGTTTCCGGGCTGGATTTTTCCGCCGCCCGTGCGGCTTATGTGTATAATCCGCTCGACTATGCCCGTGCGCCCTATGACGAGTATGTCCGCCGTTACGGTTTTTCGCCGAAAAAAGCGGTGTTTCTGGGAATGAACCCCGGTCCGTTCGGCATGGCGCAGACGGGCATTCCGTTTGGCGAGGTGTCCGCCGTGCGCGACTGGCTCGGCATTTCCGCCGAAATCACTGGTCCGCCCAGGCAGCATCCCGCCAGGCCGGTGACGGGTTTTTCCTGTTTCCGCAGCGAGGTCAGCGGGCGCAGGTTGTGGGGCTGGGCAAAAAAACGGTTCAAAACACCGGACGCTTTTTTTAAGGAAATTTTCGTTCTCAATTATTGCCCGCTGGTTTTCATGGAGGAAAGCGGGCGCAATCTTACGCCCGATAAACTGCCGCCCGCGTTCCGGCGCGAGCTGGAAAGCGCGTGCGACCGCGCGCTGCTTGCCAGCGTGGAATATTTCAGGCCGCGTTATTGTGTCGGGATAGGCGCTTTCGCAGAACAGCGGTTCAGACGGGTTTTAAGCGGAACGGACGCAAGGATTCTGCGGCTTGCCCATCCCAGCCCCGCCAGTCCGGCTGCGAACCGCGGCTGGGACGGTTACGCCGACGCTCTGGCCGAATCCGCCGGACTGGGCGTTTGCGCCGGATTCGGGGAAGATGGCACCCATACTGTCATAAGATAGACTTCAAACGCCTTGTTGATGAAATCCGCCAGCAGGAAGGCGGAATAAAGCACGCCGCTGCGGTATACAAGGGTTTTATTGTGCCGGAATTCAACCGACCAGCCGCGCTCATTGCAGAAAAAGTTTTCCGGCCCGCGCAAAAAAAGCGCTCTGGCTCGGATGGGGTTGGTTGAATAAAGCGAATATTTCGCGTCAAAATCCCG of the Elusimicrobiaceae bacterium genome contains:
- a CDS encoding glycosyltransferase family 2 protein, with translation MKNIEILLAAYNGEKFLRQQLDSVISQLPPDCRILARDDGSSDSTGAILKSAAAGFPEKLLVLEGSVKNAGAAANFSCLLSRSCSEYVMFCDQDDVWLPSKIKRSVDRMKELEKRHGRETPLLVCSDLEVVDGNLRQIAPSFIKYAGLAPVSEKSFERLLVENSVTGCTVMINRPLKTLAAKMPPQAVMHDWWLALTAAAFGAAGYIAEPLVRYRLHGTNTFGAYRWSLSCALDRKSNLAAAQRQAAGFLATFHDKLPPGRRRIIEAFAGLDKMRWPARAIFLARHGLLRTGFVRNMGLLFEGYRLYETVGPLIRKIKN